A window from Festucalex cinctus isolate MCC-2025b chromosome 12, RoL_Fcin_1.0, whole genome shotgun sequence encodes these proteins:
- the eif5a2 gene encoding eukaryotic translation initiation factor 5A-2 isoform X2, giving the protein MADEDFEQGESGASATYPMQASALRKNGFVMIKGRPCKIVDMSTSKTGKHGHAKVHLVGLDIFTGKKYEDICPSTHNMNVPNVKRTDFQVLGLKDGYFSLLDDQGETREDLKLPEGDLGEDIVKKVDNSDDFVVTVLAAVGQEQVVAMKQMVN; this is encoded by the exons ATGGCGGATGAAGATTTTGAGCAAGGTGAGTCCGGGGCATCGGCCACATACCCCATGCAGGCTTCCGCCCTGAGGAAGAACGGCTTCGTCATGATTAAAGGGCGTCCCTGTAAGATTGTTGACATGTCGACCTCCAAGACTGGCAAGCACGGGCAcgcaaaa GTCCACCTTGTTGGACTTGACATTTTCACTGGCAAGAAGTATGAAGATATTTGTCCTTCCACTCACAACATGAACGTCCCCAACGTGAAGCGGACAGACTTCCAG GTCTTGGGCCTGAAAGACGGTTATTTCAGTCTGCTGGACGACCAGGGAGAGACCAGAGAAGACCTTAAATTACCGGAGGGCGACTTGGGCGAGGACATTGTGAAGAAAGTGGACAATAGCGATGATTTTGTA gTTACTGTTTTGGCGGCCGTAGGTCAGGAGCAAGTAGTTGCCATGAAACAGATGGTCAATTAA
- the eif5a2 gene encoding eukaryotic translation initiation factor 5A-2 isoform X1 has translation MSNLARKGLHFRKGSISMADEDFEQGESGASATYPMQASALRKNGFVMIKGRPCKIVDMSTSKTGKHGHAKVHLVGLDIFTGKKYEDICPSTHNMNVPNVKRTDFQVLGLKDGYFSLLDDQGETREDLKLPEGDLGEDIVKKVDNSDDFVVTVLAAVGQEQVVAMKQMVN, from the exons ATGAGTAACTTGGCCCGGAAGGGGCTCCATTTTCGGAAAG GCAGTATAAGCATGGCGGATGAAGATTTTGAGCAAGGTGAGTCCGGGGCATCGGCCACATACCCCATGCAGGCTTCCGCCCTGAGGAAGAACGGCTTCGTCATGATTAAAGGGCGTCCCTGTAAGATTGTTGACATGTCGACCTCCAAGACTGGCAAGCACGGGCAcgcaaaa GTCCACCTTGTTGGACTTGACATTTTCACTGGCAAGAAGTATGAAGATATTTGTCCTTCCACTCACAACATGAACGTCCCCAACGTGAAGCGGACAGACTTCCAG GTCTTGGGCCTGAAAGACGGTTATTTCAGTCTGCTGGACGACCAGGGAGAGACCAGAGAAGACCTTAAATTACCGGAGGGCGACTTGGGCGAGGACATTGTGAAGAAAGTGGACAATAGCGATGATTTTGTA gTTACTGTTTTGGCGGCCGTAGGTCAGGAGCAAGTAGTTGCCATGAAACAGATGGTCAATTAA
- the slc2a2 gene encoding solute carrier family 2, facilitated glucose transporter member 2 produces the protein MEAGKELTGTLTLAIFTAVLGSLQYGYSMGVINAPQRVIERHYGRSLGVWPEEADPMSANGSLAADVAQRQVPPSVVMYWSLSVAIFSVGGMISSFMVGFVGDLRGRVKGMLAINVMAVAGSLLMGLCKMWQPHIMVIAGRAIMGFYCGLSSGLVPMYIGEISPKAYRGAMGALHQLTAVIGILISQVIGLDFILGNDRMWPLLLGLSGAPAVLQSFLLPLCPESPRYLYIHLGKEQEAQTSLYRLKGAYDASADLDEMRREKEEADKMPRVSISSLICSSAYRRQLIVALMMPLSQQLSGINAIFYYSTAIFSEAGISQPVYATIGVGIVNTVFTLLSVLLVDRAGRRTLTLAGLGGMCVCTVAMTIGLKLQSSYSWMSYVSMAATFIFVAFFEIGPGPIAWFIVAELFSQGPRPAAIALAGCCNWSSNFIVGMTFPYIQKWLGAYVFIVFAALLFFFTAFTYLRVPETKGKSFEEIADLFRKGGKKAPSDAKSDDVELQRLKTSTHA, from the exons ATGGAGGCGGGAAAG GAGTTGACGGGCACTTTGACGTTGGCCATCTTCACGGCAGTGTTGGGCTCCTTGCAGTATGGATACAGCATGGGAGTCATAAATGCTCCGCAACGG GTGATCGAGAGACACTATGGGCGCTCGTTGGGGGTGTGGCCTGAGGAAGCCGATCCGATGTCTGCAAACGGCAGCCTTGCGGCAGACGTTGCGCAGAGGCAAGTCCCTCCCTCCGTGGTCATGTATTGGTCCCTGTCGGTGGCCATCTTCTCCGTCGGCGGCATGATCTCCTCCTTCATGGTGGGCTTCGTGGGAGACCTGAGAGGCAG GGTGAAGGGCATGCTGGCGATCAACGTGATGGCGGTGGCTGGCAGCCTCCTGATGGGCCTTTGCAAGATGTGGCAGCCTCACATCATGGTGATCGCGGGCCGCGCCATCATGGGCTTCTACTGCG GTTTGTCATCGGGCCTGGTGCCCATGTACATCGGCGAGATCTCGCCCAAAGCTTACCGAGGGGCCATGGGGGCTTTACACCAGCTGACGGCTGTCATTGGCATCCTCATCAGCCAG GTCATCGGCTTGGACTTCATCCTGGGAAACGACCGCATGTGGCCCCTGCTGCTGGGCCTGTCGGGGGCCCCCGCCGTGTTGCAGTCCTTCCTGCTGCCACTGTGCCCCGAAAGCCCGCGCTACCTATACATCCATCTGGGGAAGGAACAAGAGGCACAGACGA GTCTGTATCGCCTGAAGGGGGCGTACGACGCGTCGGCCGATCTGGACGAGATGAGGAGGGAAAAGGAGGAGGCGGACAAGATGCCTCGGGTCTCCATCTCGTCTCTG ATCTGCTCGTCGGCGTACAGGCGGCAGCTGATTGTCGCCCTCATGATGCCCTTGTCCCAGCAGCTGTCAGGCATCAACGCG ATTTTTTACTACTCCACGGCAATCTTCAGTGAGGCCGGCATCAGTCAGCCCGTCTATGCCACCATCGGCGTCGGCATCGTCAACACAGTCTTCACTCTGTTGTCA GTATTGTTGGTGGACCGTGCCGGCAGGCGCACGCTGACGCTAGCCGGCCTGGGCGGCATGTGCGTCTGCACCGTCGCCATGACGATCGGCCTCAAGTTGCAG AGCTCGTACAGCTGGATGAGCTACGTTAGCATGGCGGCCACCTTCATTTTTGTGGCCTTCTTTGAGATCGGGCCCGGTCCCATCGCGTGGTTCATCGTTGCCGAGCTGTTTAGCCAGGGCCCTCGGCCGGCGGCCATCGCACTCGCCGGCTGCTGCAACTGGAGCAGCAACTTCATCGTAGGCATGACATTTCCCTACATACAG AAGTGGTTGGGCGCGTACGTCTTCATCGTGTTCGCCGCgctgcttttcttcttcaccGCGTTCACGTACCTGCGAGTGCCCGAGACCAAGGGCAAGAGCTTCGAGGAGATCGCCGACCTTTTCCGAAAAGGTGGGAAGAAGGCACCGTCCGACGCCAAGAGCGACGACGTGGAATTGCAGCGGCTCAAAACATCGACGCACGCGTGA